Proteins encoded in a region of the Triticum dicoccoides isolate Atlit2015 ecotype Zavitan chromosome 3A, WEW_v2.0, whole genome shotgun sequence genome:
- the LOC119268017 gene encoding probable peptide/nitrate transporter At3g43790 isoform X1 — MAASERNESSAAPLLAAARERKLCKEGCPGCRLDEINKSKTGIPYLNFFYVWVVCLCAALPIQSLFPYLYFMIRDLEVAKQEQDIGFYAGFVGAAYFLGRTISAVPWGIFADKYGRKPCIVISILSVIVFNTLFGLSTTYWMAIVTRGLLGLLCGILGPIKAYASEVCRKEHQALGISLVTSSRAIALVIGPAIGGFLAQPAKKYPNLFSEESIFGRFPYFLPCFVISVLAAGACLACIWLPETLHMYHDDKVEAIEEMEAQVADSTSEDRNAKQSGSGRMASTKNLLKNWQLMSAITLYCVFSLHDTAYLEIFSLWAVSSRKYRGLSFTSQEVGTVLTISGFGVLVYQLLIYPLLAKYAGLVKPFRSAAVLSILLLATYPFMANLYGVELKVLINIASLLKNMFAATITIACNILQNTAVAQEQRGVANGISVTLMSIFKAVAPAAAGILFSWAQKNITGLFIPGDQILFWMLNMVSVIGLSLTFNPFFSMPSALK; from the exons ATGGCCGCCAGCGAGAGAAACGAGTCTTCGGCGGCGCCATTGCTGGCAGCAGCGAGGGAGAGAAAACTCTGCAAGGAAGGGTGCCCAGGATGCAGGCTGGACGAGATCAACAAGAGCAAGACCGGCATCCCCTACCTCAACTTCTTCTACGTGTGGGTCGTCTGTCTCTGCGCCG CTCTACCGATCCAGTCACTGTTTCCCTATCTATACTTCATG ATTAGGGACTTGGAAGTTGCAAAGCAAGAGCAAGACATTGGGTTCTATGCTGGTTTTGTTG gggctgcttatttccttggaAGAACCATCAGTGCTGTGCCATGGGGCATTTTTGCTGACAAATATGGGAGGAAGCCTTGCATTGTTATCAGTATCCTCTCAGT GATCGTATTTAACACCCTTTTCGGCCTTAGCACGACTTACTGGATGGCAATTGTAACTAGGGGGCTACTTGGGTTACTCTGTGGTATATTAGGACCAATCAAG GCCTATGCTTCAGAAGTCTGCAGAAAAGAGCACCAAGCACTAGGAATTTCTCTT GTTACATCTTCACGAGCAATAGCTCTTGTTATTGGACCAGCCATTGGAGGATTTCTTGCACAG CCTGCAAAGAAGTACCCGAATCTTTTCTCTGAGGAATCCATATTTGGAAG GTTTCCATACTTCCTCCCTTGCTTCGTCATATCGGTTCTAGCAGCAGGAGCATGTCTTGCATGCATTTGGCTCCCG GAAACTCTGCACATGTACCATGATGACAAAGTGGAAGCTATTGAGGAAATGGAGGCGCAAGTTGCTGATTCGACCTCAGAAGACAGGAATGCTAAACAATCTGGATCAGGCAGAATGGCATCCACAAAGAACCTGCTAAAGAACTGGCAGTTGATGTCAGCAATAACCCTCTACTGTGTGTTTTCTCTCCATGATACAGCTTATCTTGAG ATATTTTCACTCTGGGCTGTGAGCAGCAGAAAATACCGGGGACTGAGTTTTACATCCCAGGAGGTTGGTACCGTGCTAACTATCTCAG GTTTTGGTGTTTTGGTATATCAACTTCTGATTTACCCGCTCCTTGCCAAGTATGCTGGGCTAGTCAAGCCATTCCGTTCTGCAGCG GTATTATCTATACTTCTCCTTGCAACATATCCATTCATGGCTAACCTATATGGTGTGGAGCTCAAAGTACTCATCAACATAGCCTCGCTTCTTAAGAATATGTTTGCG GCTACGATTACTATTGCATGCAACATTCTGCAGAACACAGCGGTG GCACAAGAACAAAGGGGTGTCGCAAATGGTATATCTGTGACTCTGATGTCAATCTTCAAAGCAGTAGCCCCAGCGGCAGCAGGAATTCT GTTTTCATGGGCTCAGAAGAACATAACTGGATTGTTCATACCAG GTGATCAGATCCTGTTCTGGATGCTGAACATGGTGTCAGTAATCGGGCTCTCGCTGACGTTCAATCCATTTTTCTCTATGCCGAGTGCGCTGAAATGA
- the LOC119268017 gene encoding probable peptide/nitrate transporter At3g43790 isoform X2, whose translation MTGSGREAPLLRVRKVYHERCPGCRQERKTQADHRIPYTEFLYIWIACLCAALPIQSLFPYLYFMIRDLEVAKQEQDIGFYAGFVGAAYFLGRTISAVPWGIFADKYGRKPCIVISILSVIVFNTLFGLSTTYWMAIVTRGLLGLLCGILGPIKAYASEVCRKEHQALGISLVTSSRAIALVIGPAIGGFLAQPAKKYPNLFSEESIFGRFPYFLPCFVISVLAAGACLACIWLPETLHMYHDDKVEAIEEMEAQVADSTSEDRNAKQSGSGRMASTKNLLKNWQLMSAITLYCVFSLHDTAYLEIFSLWAVSSRKYRGLSFTSQEVGTVLTISGFGVLVYQLLIYPLLAKYAGLVKPFRSAAVLSILLLATYPFMANLYGVELKVLINIASLLKNMFAATITIACNILQNTAVAQEQRGVANGISVTLMSIFKAVAPAAAGILFSWAQKNITGLFIPGDQILFWMLNMVSVIGLSLTFNPFFSMPSALK comes from the exons ATGACCGGATCAGGCCGAGAGGCGCCATTGCTCCGCGTCAGGAAGGTGTACCATGAACGATGCCCCGGATGCAGACAGGAGAGGAAGACGCAGGCCGACCACCGGATACCCTACACGGAGTTCCTCTACATTTGGATCGCATGCTTGTGTGCCG CTCTACCGATCCAGTCACTGTTTCCCTATCTATACTTCATG ATTAGGGACTTGGAAGTTGCAAAGCAAGAGCAAGACATTGGGTTCTATGCTGGTTTTGTTG gggctgcttatttccttggaAGAACCATCAGTGCTGTGCCATGGGGCATTTTTGCTGACAAATATGGGAGGAAGCCTTGCATTGTTATCAGTATCCTCTCAGT GATCGTATTTAACACCCTTTTCGGCCTTAGCACGACTTACTGGATGGCAATTGTAACTAGGGGGCTACTTGGGTTACTCTGTGGTATATTAGGACCAATCAAG GCCTATGCTTCAGAAGTCTGCAGAAAAGAGCACCAAGCACTAGGAATTTCTCTT GTTACATCTTCACGAGCAATAGCTCTTGTTATTGGACCAGCCATTGGAGGATTTCTTGCACAG CCTGCAAAGAAGTACCCGAATCTTTTCTCTGAGGAATCCATATTTGGAAG GTTTCCATACTTCCTCCCTTGCTTCGTCATATCGGTTCTAGCAGCAGGAGCATGTCTTGCATGCATTTGGCTCCCG GAAACTCTGCACATGTACCATGATGACAAAGTGGAAGCTATTGAGGAAATGGAGGCGCAAGTTGCTGATTCGACCTCAGAAGACAGGAATGCTAAACAATCTGGATCAGGCAGAATGGCATCCACAAAGAACCTGCTAAAGAACTGGCAGTTGATGTCAGCAATAACCCTCTACTGTGTGTTTTCTCTCCATGATACAGCTTATCTTGAG ATATTTTCACTCTGGGCTGTGAGCAGCAGAAAATACCGGGGACTGAGTTTTACATCCCAGGAGGTTGGTACCGTGCTAACTATCTCAG GTTTTGGTGTTTTGGTATATCAACTTCTGATTTACCCGCTCCTTGCCAAGTATGCTGGGCTAGTCAAGCCATTCCGTTCTGCAGCG GTATTATCTATACTTCTCCTTGCAACATATCCATTCATGGCTAACCTATATGGTGTGGAGCTCAAAGTACTCATCAACATAGCCTCGCTTCTTAAGAATATGTTTGCG GCTACGATTACTATTGCATGCAACATTCTGCAGAACACAGCGGTG GCACAAGAACAAAGGGGTGTCGCAAATGGTATATCTGTGACTCTGATGTCAATCTTCAAAGCAGTAGCCCCAGCGGCAGCAGGAATTCT GTTTTCATGGGCTCAGAAGAACATAACTGGATTGTTCATACCAG GTGATCAGATCCTGTTCTGGATGCTGAACATGGTGTCAGTAATCGGGCTCTCGCTGACGTTCAATCCATTTTTCTCTATGCCGAGTGCGCTGAAATGA